A window of Nonomuraea angiospora genomic DNA:
CGGCGATCTTCTCCAGGTCGGGGCCGGTGTTCTTGACCATCGCCACGCGCGCCATGGCGGTGCCCGTGGTGGTGCCGGTGGCCCAGGCGCCCATCGAGTACGCGTTGATCACGAACAGCCGCCTGCCGGGGAAGACCAGCTCGATGTAGCCGGCCGCGTTGCGGTAGATGCCCTTGAGCTCGCGCGGCCCGCGTACCCAGTTGTACGGCTTGCCGCTGGACCCCGACGACTCGTCCACGATCACGCCGGGCCGGTGCAGTCTGCCCTCCTGGCAGCGGCTCTCCTCGTCGTACACGGCGGCGTAGTTCTGCTTGCTGGTCTCGGGGAAGTCCGCCAGCCGCCTGGCGTGCCCGGCGCCGTTCGCCCGCAGGAAGTGCCGGTAGGCGGGCACGTCCACGGCGGCGAACTGGCAGGCCAGCCTGGCGTGCCGGGCCGCCAGCCAGTCGAAGGCCGGGTGGTAGCTCCGGGCGACGAGCCGCCAGATGGCGGGGTGCATCGCGCCCAGCCGGTACGCGCCGGTCAGGGACCAGGAGCAGGCCTGGAGGCGGGCCCTCCGCCAGCGCTGGCGCAGGGTGAGCGGCCCGAGAGCCGGGCTGAGGCGGGTCATGAACGGTGAGACTAGTGGGCCGGGTAGAAGATCACTTTATGCCCACTTTCATCGGTTTCATGCACTCCCTATCCTTCCCTATTGTGTGCCATCATAGGGAGCGATATGGAGCATTACACCGTCGAACAGGTGGCGTCCCTGCTCGGGTTGCACGTCAAGACCGTCCGCAACTACGTACGCGACGGGCGGCTGCCGGCCGTGCGCATCGGCAAGCAGTACCGGATCGCCAAGGAGGACTTGGCGGCCTTCACCGGCACGCCGATCCGCGCGCCCCGCCGCGCGGAGGCGTCGAGCATCGTGCAGATCGACGGCATCGCCAGGGGCGACATGGACCGGGTCAGCACGATGGTCCTGGGGTCGCTGGCGAGCCGGCCCCATGGGCTGCGCGTGGAGTTCGTCTACGACGAGGAGCGCGAGCACCTGAAGGTAATCGTGCTGGGCGGGCTGGAGGACAGCGCCCAGGTCCTGAGGATCATCGACGCGCTGGTACGGGAGTGAGGCCCATGGCCGGGATCTACGCCTCGCCGGAGGCCACCTGCTCCACGCCCACACTCAAGAGATCATGGACTTCCTGGAGACCTCACATGCTTGACGACCGCGTATACGTCTGCGAGCCGCACGGCGAGCCGCTGCGCGAGACCCGCGACGCGCTCGACCTCCTCGGCGAGGCCTTCGGCAGGGGCGCGAGCTGGGTGGCCGTCCCCGCCGGGCGGCTGCACGACGACTTCTTCGCGCTGCGCACGGGCGTGGCGGGCGAGATCGCGCAGAAGTTCGTCAACTACCGGGTCGGGCTGGCCGTCGTGGGGGACATCTCCCGTTTCACCGCCGCCAGCTCGGCGCTGCGTGACTGGGTGGTCGAGTCGAACCGGGGCGGGCACGTCTGGTTCGTCGGCGACCTGGAGGAGCTGGCGGCCCGGCTGCCGGCTCGCGAGGATCCCGCGAGCCGGACCTGAAGCGAGCCGGACCTGAAGCGAGCCGCGCTGAGGCGAGCCGGGCCTGAGGCGCGGCTCGTTCAGGCGCGGCGGGCGGCCACGGCGGCGAGCATCTCCCAGGCCGCCTCGGGGTGCAGCGTCTCGTCCGGCTCCGTGTGGAACGGGTCGAGGACGACCGCCTCCGCGCCGAGCAGCCGCAGCTCCTCCAGGTCGGCCATGACCTGCTCGATCGTGCCCTCGCCCGCGCGCCGCTCCGCCAGTGGCTCGTCGGTGATCCGCAGCAGGATCCTGGGCGTCAGGGCGGGCACCGGCCGGCCCTCCTCGGCGGCGATCTCCTTCAGGCGCGACCAGTGCTCGCGCAGCCAGGGCAGGGTGTTCCGCAGCGGGTGCCATCCCTCGCCGTAGCGCACCGCCCTGCGCAGCCCCGCCTCGCTGCCGCCGCCGACCCAGATCGGCACGCCGCCGCCGGAGCGGTAGTCGTCCTCGTCGGCCCAGGCGGCGCGGATGGCGGCGAGGTATTCGTCGGTCACCTTGCCGCGCCGCTCGTACACCGCCCCCAGCGCCTCGAACTCCTGCCGCGCCCACCCGATCCCCACGCCCAGCACCAGCCGCCCGCCGCTGAGGTCGTTGAGGTTGGCCGCCATGCGGGCGACGAGCAGCGGGTGGCGGTACGGCACGATGAGCACCGTGGTGCCGATCCCGATCCGCGTGGTGGAGCCGGCGAGCCAGGCCAGGGTCGTGAACGGTTCGTAGAACGGCGCGGGATACTGCTCGGCGACGTCCGAGGTGATCGCCACATGGTCGGAGACCATGAGCAGGTCGTATCCGAGCCCCTCGACCGTCTGGGCCCAGCTGCGCAGCACGCCGGGGTTGGTGCCGGGGCCGAAATTGGGAACGTTCACGCCGATTCGCACCGGGTCAGGCTATCCCGTCAGCCACACGCGGCTCGCACGTCCGCCACGAGGGCCGCCGCGGCGTCCACCGTACGGGCGATCTCCTCCGGGGTGCGCCCCACCTCTGCCAGCAGCGCCTGGGCCCGCTCGCCGAAGCCGGGCGGGGCGGAAGGGAGCCGGGCGGCCGAGGCGACCATGCCCTTCTCGTTGATCAGCCAGGCGCCGTCGGCGGCGTGCAGGGCGTGGCAGGCGACGCCGACGACCCGGAACAGCGCACCGGCCGCGTACGCCGGGTCCTGGCCCTTGGCGCCGTACCCGCCGATCATCAGGGCGAAGTCGGCCTCCCACAGCCGCTCGATCAGGGCCTGGCGCAGCGCGGGCGGATATTCGTCCGCGATCTCCCGCCGCAGGGCGGCGAGCTCGCCGGTGGGGTCGGCGAGGACCTGGCACAGGGCGACCTCGCCGGCGTAGGCGTGGGAGTAGAAGCCGAGGGGGTGGCCGACCTGGAAGCCGATCTCGTAGCGGCCCTGGCGGCAGTCGTCCCAGACGCGGTGGACGCGGTCGAGGTCGCGGTAGATCCAGTCGACCCGCCAGTCGTCCATGGTGAGCCAGCCGCCGCCGTCCACCCACGGCCCCCAGCCGCCCGGCTCGGTCACCTCGGTCGGCTCGCCGGTCACCTCCCGCGCGAGGGCGCGCAGACCCTCCACGTCGAGCGGTCCCCGGTAGTAGAGGCCGAGGTCGATGTCGGAGTCCGGCCGGTGCGTGCCGCGCGCCCGGCTCCCACCCAGGACGACGGCCACCACCCCGGGCACCTCGGCCAGTCGGGCGGCTATGGCGTGAATGTCCGGCTCCTGCACGGGTCGATCTTAGAACCTCCCGGCCCGCGGGCGTCTCCTGGCCGGTTACCTGATCGTCGGCTGCGCCGGGGGCGAGCGGGTCCATCGGAGGAGGAGTGGGCAGGGGACGGTCGTGAGAGTCGTCGCGTTGTCGGACACGCACGCGCCCAGGCGCTGGCGTTCCTGCCCGCCCCGCGTCGCCGAGCACCTGCGCGGCGCGGACGTCATCCTGCACGCGGGCGACGTCTGCGTGGCCTCCGTGCTGGACGAGCTGGCCGCGTACGCCCCCGTTCACGTCGTGAAGGGCAACAACGACGGCCCGGACGTGGTGGCGCCGGAGACGCTGGAGCTGACCCTGGACGGGCTGCGGATCGGCATGATCCACGACAGCGGCCCGGCCAAGGGGCGCCTGGACCGCCTGCGGCGCCGCTTCCCTCAGGCGGACCTGGTCGTCTTCGGCCACTCGCACATCCCGCTGGACGAGTCGGGCGGCGGCCTGCGCATCTTCAACCCCGGCTCCCCCACCGACCGCCGCCGCCAGCCGCACGGCACGCTGGGCCTGCTCACCATCGAGAACGGCGTCCTGACCGCCGCCGAGATCGTGCCCGTCACCTGACGACGGCGGATCAGTCCGGCCGCGCCGTACGACCGGCGGTGTAGTCCGGGGGGCGGCGGACCGCCCGACCGTACGTCCCGCGGCGTAGCGGAGACGGAGACGGCGGGCGGATTTTGTCACCGCCGCTTGCGAGGATCCTCGGGACTTAAGGGCCGCGGTAAGTCGACGGGAACGAAGCCGTAAGCGCCCTCCAGCACAGTGATCCCAGATCACAGGAGAGAAGGGCCGAGAGATGAGCCAGCCGTACACCGTCCAGGACGAGATCTCGCTTCCCGGGTTCGCCGGGACCGTCCACCTGCCGGGCGAGGCCAGTTATGAGGAGCTGCGCCGCTCGCTCAACCCGCGCGTGGACGCCCGCCCGGCGCTGGTGGCCGAGGCGTACGGCGTGGCCGACCTGCGCGGCGCGCTGCTGGCGGCGCGGCAGCACGGGGTGCCGTTCGCGGTGCAGGCGACCGGGCACGGCACGCACGAGGCGTGCGACGGCGGCGTCCTGGTCAGGACCTCCCCCATGGCCTCGGTCCTGGTGGACCCGGACCGGCGGATCGCCCGGGTGGGGCCCGGGGCGCTCTGGGGCGAGGTGGTCGCGGCCGCCGCGCCGTTCGGGCTGGCGCCGCTGTCGGGGTCGTCGCCGTCGGTCGGCGTCACCGGCTACACGCTCGGCGGCGGGCTCGGGTGGCTGGCGCGCAAGCACGGGTTCGCGGCCGACAGCGTGGTGCGCGCCGAGGTGCTGCTGGCCGACGGCCGGCACGTCGTGGCGAGCGCGGACAGCCACCCCGAGCTGTTCTGGGCGCTGCGCGGCGGCGGTGGCGGGTTCGGCGTCGTCACCTCGCTGGAGTTCCGCCTCCACCCGGTCGAGCGGGTGTTCTCGGGGTTCGCGTACTTCCCGATCGAGGCGGCGGCCGAGACGCTGACCGCGTACCGGAGCTGGATCGAGGACGCCCCCGACGAGATCAGCACGGCGGTGGTGCTCAGGCGGATGCCCGACGACGCGCCGGAGGCGGTGCGCGGCAGGCACGTCGTCATGGTCAAGGTGGTGCACGCCGGCGAGGCCGAGGAGGCCAGGCGGCTGCTCGCGCCGCTGTGGCGGGCGGCCGGTCCGGCGCTGCTGGACGAGACCCGCCCCAGCACGTACGCGGCCACCTCCATGGGCGGCACGCCCAACCGGCACATGGACATGTTCGAGACGGTGCCCGACGAGGTGATCGGCACGCTGGTGCGGGCCGCGGAGCACGCGCAGACCGTGGAGATCCGCCACTGGGGCGGCGCCATGGCCCGCCCGGGCCAGGACGCCGGCCCGGTCAGCCACCGCGGCACGAAGCTGTCGGTCATCGTGGACACCGTCGTGCCGGGGCTGGCGGAGGAGCTGCGCCCGTACGCCAACGGCGGGACGTTCCTCAACTTCCTGGCCGACCCCGCCAGGACGGCGGCGGCGTTCGCGAGCGGCGACTTCCGGCGGCTGCGCGAGGTCAAGCGGGCCTACGACCCGGACGGCTTCTTCCGCGTCGGCCACGTCGCCCGTTGAGCACGGGGCCGACGCGCCGCCGCCGCCCGGCCCGCGACCACGAGACGCGAACGGGCCCAAGAGGGTCACGTCCAGGGCAAGATCGTGCTCCAGGTGACCGCCTGACCGGGCCTGCCTCTAGCATTTCGCAGGTGACCACCTACGACGATCCTGACGCGTTCGAGCATCTGGACTTCTCGGCCCTGCCACCGCGCCAGCAGCGGATCCTGGCCATGATCCGCGACTGGGTGGTCAGGTACGGCTATCCCCCGGGCACTCGCGAGATCGGCCACGCGGTCGGGCTGCGGTCGTCCTCCTCGGTGTCGAAGCACCTGAAGAGCCTGGAGGAGAAGGGGTTCCTGCGCCGGGGCGCGACCATGACCCGGCCGATCGACGTGCGGCTGTTCCTGCGGGCCGCGGCGCCGGAGCCCGCCGGCGACGTGGTGAGCGTCCCCGTGGTCGGCGACATCGCCGCGGGCACACCCATCCTGGCCGACCAGCACGTGGACGACATGCTGACCCTGCCCCGCGAGCTCGCCGGGCGCGGCACCGTGTTCGCCCTGCGGGTGCGGGGCGACTCGATGATCGACGCCGCGATCTGCGACGGCGACATGGTCGTGGTGCGGCAGCAGCCCGAGGCCCACTCGGGCCAGATCGTCGCCGCGATGATCGACGGCGAGGCCACGGTCAAGGTGTTCCGGCGGCGCGGCGGGCACGTCCTCCTCGAACCGCGCAACCCCGCCTACGACGTCATCGACGGCGACGACGCCGTGGTGCTGGGCATCGTGGTCTCGGTCCTGCGCAGCGTGTGAGCACCTGCGTCAGGCGAGGACGGCCGGCTTGAGCACGTCCTCGCACCACTGGTGGAAGGTGGTGGGGGTGCTCGCCCGAGGCGTGCGGACGGCGCCGTTGTCGAGGCCGGCGTCCTTGGCCAGCGCCATGTCGAGCATCCCCTGAGCCATGGCTTCGGACATGCCCGAGCCCACCAGCCCGGCCTTGAACGCTTCGCCCGGCAACTGCTCGAAGCGGATCGGACGGCCCAGCACCTCGGACATGATCCGCGCCATGTCCTCGAAGGAAATGTCCTCGGGACCGAGCACCGGGACCTCCTCGACGCCGCTCCAGGTGTCGTCGAGCAGCAACTCGGCGGCGACCGCGGCGATGTCGCGGGTGGCGCAGCTCGGAGCCTTGTGATCGCCGGAGATGGGCGAGGTGAACATGGACCGGTTCCTGATCAGCTCGGTCTGGCGCAGCAGGTTGTCCATGAACGAGGGCATCGCCAGCGCCCGGTAGCTCACGCCCGTGCTCGCGATCAGGTCGTCCATGGCGAGGGACGCGGTCACGTACCCGGCGTTCCCGGCCACCGGCGTCCCTCGGCCCAGGGCCGAGACTCCGACCACGCGCTCGACCCCCTGGGACACGATGGCCTCGCACGCGGGCCGGCTGAAGCCGGCGTAGGCGGCATGGACACTCGCGGAGCGAGGGTCGGACGGCACCAGCCAGAAGACGGTGCGGGCGCCGGCGAACGCCTTGGTGACCACGTCGAGCTCGCGGTGCGAGCCCTCGACGACCTCGGCGTACGCGCGCACCGCGGCGGGCAGCCGGTCGGGCTCGCGCGCGATCACCCGGGTGGGCGCGCCGGCGGCCATGAGGCGGTCGAGGACCTGGCGGCCGATCTTGCCGGTGGGCGTGGTGACGACGATCATGAAAACTCCTGGAGGGAAGTGTTGACGGGAAGGACGGGAGCCAGTCAACCGGGCGCCGCGGCAGACCTGAAGGACCGATTCGATCGCCATTGATACTGTCGAGGTATGAATGACTTGGAGGTCCGGCAGCTCCGCTACTTCGTGGCCGTCGCCGAGGAGCTGCACTTCGGGCGCGCGGCGGAGCGGCTCGGCATGGCGCAGCCGCCGCTGTCCCGCGCGATCCGGGCCCTGGAGCGGCAGCTGGGCGTGCCGCTGCTGGAGCGCACCACGCGCCACGTCGCGCTCACCTCCGCCGGCGAGACCCTGCTGCGCGACGCCCGGATCGCGCTCGACGCGGTCACCGCGGCCGCCCGGCGGGCCCGGCACGCCGGCCGGTCCGACCCCGGGCTGCGCCTGGCGCTGAAGGCCGACTACGACGGCGGGCTGCTGCCGCGGATCCTCGACGCGTACCGGCGCGAGGCGGCCGCCCTCCCGGTGGAGCTCGTGCTGGGCGGGAAGGGGGACCAGCTGGCGGCGCTGCACGACGGCCGCGCGGACGTCGCCCTGGTGCCCGCCCCTCTTGACGAACCCCTTGACGTACGCGGCCTGGACGTCGAGCCGCTGCTGACCGAGCCCCGGCTGGTCGCGCTGGCGGCCTCCGATCCGCTGGCCTCCCGCTCGTGCCTGCGCCTGGCCGACCTGACCGGCAGGACCCTGCCCGACGGGACACCCGCCGACGGCCGGGAAGCCTGCCCGGCGACGGCCGGGACCCGGCCGAGACGCCTGGACCTGGCAGAGATCTTCAACCTGGTCGAGGTGGGCAGCATCGTCTGGTTTCCCCCGGCCTCGGTCGCGCCGCGCCACCCCCGGCCCGGCATCGCGTACCGGACGGTCAGCGACCTGCCGCCGCTCACCCTCACCGTGGCCTGGCCGCACCACAGCCGCTCACCGGCCGTCGCCGCCTTCGTCCGCACGGCCACCACCACAGCCACCACCACGGCCACCACCACAGCCACCACCATGGCCACCACCACAGCCACCACCATGGCCACCACCACGGCCACCACCATGGCCACCGTCACCCATCCGGCGGAGGCGGAGGCGGAGGCGCCGGCGCCCCAGCGCGCCCTGAGCTGAACCGGCGACCCTAGGCCGCCGGGCGGAGGCGGGCGGCGGTCGTGACGCCCAGGAGGGCGCGGGCCAGGGCGTCCGTCTGGCGGAACAGCGGGGCGTCGGCGCCCGGCCGGGCGAAGCCGGCGATCCCAGGGCCGCCCGCGGTCCACGGGCCCAGGGCGAAGCGGCGGGGGTGGACGGCGCCGGTGCGGGCGACGAGGCGGCGGTCCGGGAGGCGGACGTCCAGGAGGCCGGACTCCTCGCGGCACTCGCCCCGGGCGAAGAGCGCGCCGAGGAGCGGGTCGGTGCTGCGCGCCACGGTCGGCTCCG
This region includes:
- a CDS encoding helix-turn-helix domain-containing protein — encoded protein: MEHYTVEQVASLLGLHVKTVRNYVRDGRLPAVRIGKQYRIAKEDLAAFTGTPIRAPRRAEASSIVQIDGIARGDMDRVSTMVLGSLASRPHGLRVEFVYDEEREHLKVIVLGGLEDSAQVLRIIDALVRE
- a CDS encoding DUF4180 domain-containing protein, translating into MLDDRVYVCEPHGEPLRETRDALDLLGEAFGRGASWVAVPAGRLHDDFFALRTGVAGEIAQKFVNYRVGLAVVGDISRFTAASSALRDWVVESNRGGHVWFVGDLEELAARLPAREDPASRT
- a CDS encoding LLM class flavin-dependent oxidoreductase, yielding MRIGVNVPNFGPGTNPGVLRSWAQTVEGLGYDLLMVSDHVAITSDVAEQYPAPFYEPFTTLAWLAGSTTRIGIGTTVLIVPYRHPLLVARMAANLNDLSGGRLVLGVGIGWARQEFEALGAVYERRGKVTDEYLAAIRAAWADEDDYRSGGGVPIWVGGGSEAGLRRAVRYGEGWHPLRNTLPWLREHWSRLKEIAAEEGRPVPALTPRILLRITDEPLAERRAGEGTIEQVMADLEELRLLGAEAVVLDPFHTEPDETLHPEAAWEMLAAVAARRA
- a CDS encoding nucleotidyltransferase domain-containing protein, which produces MQEPDIHAIAARLAEVPGVVAVVLGGSRARGTHRPDSDIDLGLYYRGPLDVEGLRALAREVTGEPTEVTEPGGWGPWVDGGGWLTMDDWRVDWIYRDLDRVHRVWDDCRQGRYEIGFQVGHPLGFYSHAYAGEVALCQVLADPTGELAALRREIADEYPPALRQALIERLWEADFALMIGGYGAKGQDPAYAAGALFRVVGVACHALHAADGAWLINEKGMVASAARLPSAPPGFGERAQALLAEVGRTPEEIARTVDAAAALVADVRAACG
- a CDS encoding metallophosphoesterase family protein, translating into MRVVALSDTHAPRRWRSCPPRVAEHLRGADVILHAGDVCVASVLDELAAYAPVHVVKGNNDGPDVVAPETLELTLDGLRIGMIHDSGPAKGRLDRLRRRFPQADLVVFGHSHIPLDESGGGLRIFNPGSPTDRRRQPHGTLGLLTIENGVLTAAEIVPVT
- a CDS encoding FAD-binding oxidoreductase, which gives rise to MSQPYTVQDEISLPGFAGTVHLPGEASYEELRRSLNPRVDARPALVAEAYGVADLRGALLAARQHGVPFAVQATGHGTHEACDGGVLVRTSPMASVLVDPDRRIARVGPGALWGEVVAAAAPFGLAPLSGSSPSVGVTGYTLGGGLGWLARKHGFAADSVVRAEVLLADGRHVVASADSHPELFWALRGGGGGFGVVTSLEFRLHPVERVFSGFAYFPIEAAAETLTAYRSWIEDAPDEISTAVVLRRMPDDAPEAVRGRHVVMVKVVHAGEAEEARRLLAPLWRAAGPALLDETRPSTYAATSMGGTPNRHMDMFETVPDEVIGTLVRAAEHAQTVEIRHWGGAMARPGQDAGPVSHRGTKLSVIVDTVVPGLAEELRPYANGGTFLNFLADPARTAAAFASGDFRRLREVKRAYDPDGFFRVGHVAR
- the lexA gene encoding transcriptional repressor LexA — encoded protein: MPPRQQRILAMIRDWVVRYGYPPGTREIGHAVGLRSSSSVSKHLKSLEEKGFLRRGATMTRPIDVRLFLRAAAPEPAGDVVSVPVVGDIAAGTPILADQHVDDMLTLPRELAGRGTVFALRVRGDSMIDAAICDGDMVVVRQQPEAHSGQIVAAMIDGEATVKVFRRRGGHVLLEPRNPAYDVIDGDDAVVLGIVVSVLRSV
- a CDS encoding NmrA family NAD(P)-binding protein; the encoded protein is MIVVTTPTGKIGRQVLDRLMAAGAPTRVIAREPDRLPAAVRAYAEVVEGSHRELDVVTKAFAGARTVFWLVPSDPRSASVHAAYAGFSRPACEAIVSQGVERVVGVSALGRGTPVAGNAGYVTASLAMDDLIASTGVSYRALAMPSFMDNLLRQTELIRNRSMFTSPISGDHKAPSCATRDIAAVAAELLLDDTWSGVEEVPVLGPEDISFEDMARIMSEVLGRPIRFEQLPGEAFKAGLVGSGMSEAMAQGMLDMALAKDAGLDNGAVRTPRASTPTTFHQWCEDVLKPAVLA
- a CDS encoding LysR family transcriptional regulator, with product MNDLEVRQLRYFVAVAEELHFGRAAERLGMAQPPLSRAIRALERQLGVPLLERTTRHVALTSAGETLLRDARIALDAVTAAARRARHAGRSDPGLRLALKADYDGGLLPRILDAYRREAAALPVELVLGGKGDQLAALHDGRADVALVPAPLDEPLDVRGLDVEPLLTEPRLVALAASDPLASRSCLRLADLTGRTLPDGTPADGREACPATAGTRPRRLDLAEIFNLVEVGSIVWFPPASVAPRHPRPGIAYRTVSDLPPLTLTVAWPHHSRSPAVAAFVRTATTTATTTATTTATTMATTTATTMATTTATTMATVTHPAEAEAEAPAPQRALS